One genomic segment of Drosophila virilis strain 15010-1051.87 unplaced genomic scaffold, Dvir_AGI_RSII-ME tig00003817, whole genome shotgun sequence includes these proteins:
- the LOC116650258 gene encoding uncharacterized protein produces the protein MSNTMTAAHEPTMHYLDSILNEEEKRCDQYSHQWRNFTISRSGRFRSKNKKRDVVDGKLFDGKENDKISARNTTSAMSKSSCSYNTNTTTGGSAATTTGTSSVRSQRDKTESYKSFYETNL, from the exons ATGAGCAACACCATGACCGCCGCCCATGAGCCGACCATGCACTATCTGGACAGCATCTTGAATGAGGAGGAGAAGCGCTGCGATCAATACTCGCATCAATGGCGCAATTTCACAATATCACGCTCGGGCCGCTTCAGGTCGAAGAACAAGAAACGGGACGTGGTCGACGGGAAACTGTTCGATGGCAAGGAAAATGATAAG ATCTCAGCGCGCAATACAACCAGCGCCATGTCCAAATCATCCTGCTCctataatacaaatacaacaactGGCGGCAGtgcagcgacaacaacggGAACGTCCTCGGTGCGAAGTCAACGTGACAAAACGGAGAGCTATAAAAGTTTTTACGAAACAAATTTATAG
- the LOC116650257 gene encoding LOW QUALITY PROTEIN: E3 ubiquitin-protein ligase TM129-like (The sequence of the model RefSeq protein was modified relative to this genomic sequence to represent the inferred CDS: inserted 1 base in 1 codon), with amino-acid sequence MDESELLFNLFYFLLCMCVIYPPEEFQRLGFTIEQVFSRFLGEEYRDFVGYHLRRTSLNLFVHSCLPVTYFLIHRLKFSVFATQQPLEDNELDPDFPMPQEAVAFKTLTWKMAQRFSVLAVLAVPALIFNWHQQNWRRHPINKTLAKYSNTPGSYSVVASDIGTEFRRQDIYKKKLNSISMVIATENWIIKTTMYNVNFAHQANTSLSVAKAETYNISHHDQNDTLQMISIVVRPMRQGVSDFNIRINALEFRSLEDRLRRPITIPSNIQFHRSVIDRFXDVFKTQVALNPIFSSEPITDKCFACMLAEPNIKINKQCSDLNRAGAPLTDEACCSNCYCRPMWCVECLARWFAARQSDIDREVWLEQKCTCPMCRAKFCVLDVSYIRATVATNENDDDAS; translated from the exons ATGGATGAGTCGGAACTGCTCTTCAATTTGTTCTACTTCCTATTGTGCATGTGCGTCATTTATCCGCCCGAGGAATTTCAGCGTCTGGGCTTTACAATCGAGCAGGTGTTCTCGCGATTCCTGGGAGAGGAATATCGTGATTTTGTTGGCTACCATTTGCGCCGCACATCACTTAATCTCTTCGTACACAGCTGCCTGCCCGTCACCTATTTCCTCATACACAGATTgaagttttcagtttttgccACACAACAACCGCTCGAAGATAATGAGCTTGACCCGGATTTTCCCATGCCACAGGAGGCAGTGGCCTTTAAAACACTCACCTGGAAAATGGCGCAACGCTTCAGCGTGCTGGCTGTTTTAGCCGTGCCGGCACTGATCTTCAATTGGCATCAGCAAAACTGGCGCCGACATCCCATAAACAAAACACTGGCTAAATACTCGAATACTCCAGGCAGTTACAGCGTCGTAGCCAGCGACATTGGCACCGAGTTCCGTCGCCAGGatatatacaaaaagaaaCTCAACTCCATTAGCATGGTGATTGCCACAGAGAACTGGATTATCAAAACAACCATGTATAATGTCAACTTTGCTCATCAAGCCAACACTTCACTCAGCGTTGCCAAG GCGGAAACGTACAATATATCGCACCACGATCAGAACGATACCTTGCAAATGATTAGCATAGTTGTGCGTCCGATGCGTCAAGGTGTTTCCGATTTTAACATTCGCATCAATGCATTGGAATTTCGTAGCTTGGAGGATCGCCTTAGACGTCCTATTACCATACCCTCTAACATACAATTCCATCGAAGCGTCATCGATCGCT GTGATGTATTCAAAACGCAGGTGGCACTCAATCCAATCTTTAGCTCGGAACCCATTACAGACAAGTGCTTTGCCTGCATGCTAGCCGAGCCCAACATCAAGATAAACAAGCAATGCTCCGATTTGAATCGGGCAGGCGCGCCTCTAACAGATGAGGCATGCTGCTCCAATTGCTATTGTCGGCCCATGTGGTGTGTGGAGTGCTTGGCGCGCTGGTTTGCAGCCCGTCAGAGTGACATCGATCGTGAGGTATGGCTAGAACAGAAATGCACATGTCCCATGTGTCGTGCCAAATTCTGTGTGCTAGATGTGAGCTATATAAGAGCAACAGTGGCCACCAACGAAAACGACGATGATGCCTCATGA